The genome window GACGCTGGTGCGGCTCGGCTTGCGCAGCTCGCCCAGCGCCTACCCGGCTCCCCGCCGCAAGACGATCACGGGATGGCCGGTCACCGGTTCGCGGGCATAGGTTCGACCTATCGCAGCGTTGCGTGCTTCGTCTTAGCCTGGGTGTGCGAAGGGATGGTTGGTTCGACGGTGGCGGTCCGCGGTGCGCGGACCGTCCACTGTGGTTCGAGGAGGAGCCGGATGCACGCGGATCAGCCGAAGCCGCCGGGCGCACCCGTTCACCAGGGCACGCCCGGCCACCCGGACACGTCGGTCCCCCAGAACACGCCGTTCGTCGTCCGGCTCGCCGAGTTGGCCGCCGCCGAGCCCGACCGGCTCGCCCTGACCTGCGACGACGTGTCGCTCACCAGGAGCGGCCTGGAGTCGGCGTCGAACCGCCTGGCGCGTGACCTGCTCGCGCGCGGAGTGCGCCACGGCGACTTCGTGAGCATCGTCGTGCCCAACAGCGTCGCGTTCGTGGTGGCCGAGCTGGCCGCGTGGAAGGCCGGTGCCGTCCCGCAGCCGCTGAGCCCGAAGCTGCCCGCCTCCGAGCTGCGCGAGATCATCGACCTCACCGAACCGGCACTGGTCATCGGTGACGTCACCGCCGACGTCGCGGGCGGACGCGCGCGGCTCCCGGCCGACCACCAGCCCGATCCCGCACTGGACGACGGCCCCCTGCCGGTCGTGGTCTCGCCCGCGTGGAAGGCGCCGACCTCCGGCGGCAGCACCGGACGGCCCAAGGTGATCGTCGCCGGCCGCCCGGCGCTGGTCGAGGAGACCGACCTGTCGGCCGACGTCTTCGGCATCGAGCACGGCGGCGTGGTGCTGGTGCCCTCGCCGGTGTCGCACAACGCGCCGAACATGAGCGTCGCCATGGGGCTGCTGCGCGGCAACCACGTCGTGCTGATGCGCCGCTTCGACGCCCGGCAGGTGTTACACCTGGTCGAGCGGCACCGCGTGAGCTGGCTGTACGTGGTGTCGACGACCATGGGACGGATCATGCGGCTGCCCGAGGACGTGCGCGCCGCGGCAGACCTCTCCAGCCTGCGCACCGTCTTCCACACCGCGGCGCCGGTGCCGGTGTGGCTCAAGCGCGCCTGGATCGACTGGGTCGGCCCCATCGTGCGCGAGCTCTACGCGGGCACCGAGGCGCAGGCCACGACCGTGATCACCGCACCGGAGTGGCTGGCCCACCCGGGCTCGGTCGGCCGCGTCCTGCGCGGCGAGATGCAGATCCGCGACAGCGACGGCCGGGTGCTGCCACCAGGCCGGGAGGGCAAGGTGTGGATGCGGCGCGCACCGGACGTCGAGCCGACCTACCGTCTTCTCGGCGCACAGGCGCACGCCGACGCCGACGGCTGGGAGTCGCTCGGCGACATCGGCTGGTTCGACGAGGACGGCTACCTCTACCTCGGCGACCGCGAGGCGGACATGATCCTTGTCGGCGGGGCCAACGTGTACCCGGCGGAGATCGAGGCCGCACTCGGCCAGCACGACGCGGTGGTGGACAGCTGCGTCGTCGGTCTGCCCGACGACGACCTGGGCAACGTGCCGCACGCCATCGTCGTCACCCGCCGGTCGGTGTCGAAGGCCGACCTGGTCCGGCACCTGCGGTCGCGGCTGGCGCCCTACCGCATGCCGCGCAGCTTCGAGTTCGTCACCACCCCGTTGCGCGACGATGCCGGCAAGATCCGCCGGTCGCAGCTCCGGGCGGCGCGACTGGCCGGGCGGGTGAGACCCGCGGCCGGGCCGGCCACTCCCTGACCGAGCGGATCGCCCCGCCACGAGCCTCCACTGTGGATTCGGGCGCCACTCGCCCCGAAGCCGCACCGCGCCCCGGCCGGAGCCGCTAGTCTTCGGCCCACTCGGGTGCACGCACAAGGGGGTGCGGGATCGTGTCCAGCGCAGACGACGCAGTGGAGTTACCGCCGTTCGAGGGAGCGCGGGACACGCTCGCCCTCATCGGCGCCCTCTACCGCAGGCGGCCCTCCGGGGACCGCGACGGCGAGGCGCTCGGTCGTGCCGAGCTGCCGATGATCTGCCTCGTGCGCCCGGAGGAGTACGAGGACGTGCTGCCCGCGATCTCCCAGCGCCTGCACGAAGGCAGCCCGCACCGCGTGCCGCACGCGCTGGTCCGCCTGGAGGGGATCGGGCACCGCCCCCGCGAGCCCCACCCGATCAGTCCCGAACGCCTCCCGGCTCCGACACCGGCCGACGTCGAGCAGATCCGCGGCATGCTGGTGGAGATCGCGCACGAGCTGGCCGAGTCGCGCAACGCCAAGGCCGGGCGGCTGCGGTTCCCGCGTCTCGCCCTGGCCGTCTGGCTGATGGAGCAGGACGTGCGCCTGGGCGGCGAGCGCACGCCGCGGGTCCTGCACGCCGAACTCCGCGACCGCCGCCACATCGACCGCCGGGTCACCGACTCGCTGGACTCGCTCGAGCAGGGCGCGCCCGACCTGCCGGGGTGGCTGCGCTGGGCGCCCCGGGTGCTCAGAGCGCTGCCGCCGTTCTGGTTCCGCCTCAAGTCCAGCGGCCGCCTGCCCCGGCTCAGCGCCGAGTACCGCTGGTTCCCGCGCCAGCCCTACCTTGCCGCCGAGGTTCCCGGCACCTTCATCGGGTTCGCCGAGCGGCTCACCGCCAGGGGCTGGCGCCGCGAGTCGCCGGACCAGATGCTGAAGTTCCTGACCAACGCCTTCCTGGAGGACCTTCGCCAGTCCTACCCGAAGCCGCCGCTGCGGCTGCGGGGCGCCCGCCGGACGACCAACGCCGTCGTGCTGCTCGACCACATCACCCTCCACAACGGCGGATACCGGTTGCTGCGGCTGGTCAACGACGTCCGCAACGACACCGGCAGGCTGGATCCCCTCCTGCTGGTCAGCGGCAGCCGGTTCGTCCCGCCCTACCGGGACGAACCGGACTCCCGCGACGCCCGCCTCCGCGTCTACAGCCCCGTGGAGGCCCCGCAACGGCTACCGCGACTGGTCCGGCGTACTGGACGCGGCGCGCAAGCAGCGCAAGGAAATCGCCTGGTACCTGCCGATCCTGATCCCGGCCGCCGTCCACGACGGTGAACCGCCGGTCCACAACTACGCGCTGGCCCGCGCGCCCTGGTGGTCGCGGCGGCTCACCGCGGTGGGCGTCACCGCGGCGCTGGTCGCCTGCGCACTGGCCGGGTACTCCACGTGGAGCTTCCGGCACTGCCAAGGCGGATTCGGATGGCCCGGGACGCAACCGACGCTCACCCGTGTCGACGGCGAGTGCATCGGCGTCACCGACGGCTCGTTCCCTCGCCTACGGCGGCGCGCTCAGCTCCTCCTCCGGTGACGCCGGGGGCCTGGTCGCCAAGCGCGAGGAACTCGCCGGGGCCGCCGTCGCGCAGCGCAACGCGCTGGAACGCGTCGGCACGCCCGTGGTCCGCATCCTGCTCGCCAACGCCGGTCGCGACATGCGCCACGGCCCTGCCATCGCGCGCCGGCTGGGCGAGCTGGCGCGGCACGATCCGAGCCTGGTCGGCGTCGTCGGCCTGGACCGCAGCAGCACACCCACCGACGAGACGATCCGGGTGCTCAGCCGGGCCGGGTTGCCGATGGTCGCAGCGGCGCTGACCGCGGACAAGGACGCCTCGGACTTCCCGATGTACTACCAGGTGGCGCCGCAGAACGAGCGGCAGTCGCTGGTCGCCGCCGAGCTCATCGACCACCTGCAACGCAACGGCGGTCGGCCGGCCGGATTCCGGCCGTTCGCCAGGGCGGTCCGGATCTACCACGCCGGCGACCCTGCCGACATCTACAGCTCCTACCTGCGCGACGAAATGAGACGAGCTGCCGAGGCCAGGGGCTTCGCGGTCGAGACCGCCGCCTTCTCACCCGGCGATGCCTGGGGCGCCGGACAGCGGGCGTGCGAGTTCCCGGGGCTGGTCTACTACGCGGGGCGCGGTGTTCCGGAGTTCGACCTGTTCCTGGGCGGCGTTGCCAACACCTGCCGCAGCGCGCCGCCGCCGATCGTCGGCGGCCACGGCACCTCGCGCTACGTCGCCGACCAGGGCATGCGCGAGCGCAACCGCAAGATCCCGTTCCTCTACCAGACCTCGGCGATCGGTCCGGCGGGCGCCGACCCGCTGACCGAGGACCGCCTCGTGGAGGCCGAACAGGTCTTCTACGACCGCCTCTTCGACACCTTCCCGTTCGAGCGGACCGCCGAGGGCCGTTCGCTGGACGGCCACGCCGCGCTGACCCACGACGCCGTGCTGAGCATGATCACCGCGGTCCAGCACCTGCACGGCAAGGGCGTCCCGCTGTCGCCCGGCGGGGTGTGGCGGGAGCTCAACGACATCCACGGCGGCGGTTCG of Saccharopolyspora erythraea contains these proteins:
- a CDS encoding AMP-binding protein, whose protein sequence is MHADQPKPPGAPVHQGTPGHPDTSVPQNTPFVVRLAELAAAEPDRLALTCDDVSLTRSGLESASNRLARDLLARGVRHGDFVSIVVPNSVAFVVAELAAWKAGAVPQPLSPKLPASELREIIDLTEPALVIGDVTADVAGGRARLPADHQPDPALDDGPLPVVVSPAWKAPTSGGSTGRPKVIVAGRPALVEETDLSADVFGIEHGGVVLVPSPVSHNAPNMSVAMGLLRGNHVVLMRRFDARQVLHLVERHRVSWLYVVSTTMGRIMRLPEDVRAAADLSSLRTVFHTAAPVPVWLKRAWIDWVGPIVRELYAGTEAQATTVITAPEWLAHPGSVGRVLRGEMQIRDSDGRVLPPGREGKVWMRRAPDVEPTYRLLGAQAHADADGWESLGDIGWFDEDGYLYLGDREADMILVGGANVYPAEIEAALGQHDAVVDSCVVGLPDDDLGNVPHAIVVTRRSVSKADLVRHLRSRLAPYRMPRSFEFVTTPLRDDAGKIRRSQLRAARLAGRVRPAAGPATP